One part of the Nymphaea colorata isolate Beijing-Zhang1983 chromosome 8, ASM883128v2, whole genome shotgun sequence genome encodes these proteins:
- the LOC116258829 gene encoding cationic amino acid transporter 3, mitochondrial-like yields the protein MLAGSATVFFAYIGFDAVASTAEEVKNPQRDLPLGIGIALSLCCVLYMLVSVVIVGLVPYYGMDPDTPISSAFSSHGMQWTVYIITAGAITALCATLLGSILPQWL from the exons ATGCTTGCTGGATCCGCTACTGTTTTCTTTGCATATATAGGCTTTGATGCGGTTGCAAGCACGGCTGAGGAG GTGAAGAATCCACAACGTGATTTGCCATTGGGAATTGGAATCGCATTATCCCTATGCTGTGTCTTGTACATGCTGGTATCTGTGGTTATAGTTGGTTTGGTGCCTTATTATGGAATGGATCCTGACACACCAATTTCATCTGCTTTCTCCAGCCATGGGATGCAGTGGACAGT GTACATTATCACTGCCGGTGCAATTACTGCTCTCTGTGCAACATTGTTGGGTTCAATCCTTCCCCAG TGGCTTTGA
- the LOC116258828 gene encoding UDP-glycosyltransferase 708G1-like produces MNSEKPWIVLVPSAGMSHILLFIRFASTIMEHGLNVVFVATKSTVSSAESHHISQFLSSSPSIQPLWYDPLPLNPDFSHHKTADPYYLHFDALSRSKDVLLPLLSQLATKASIAAFISDIFLASCMCDVAESLSIPNYVLYSSSATMLAFSICFSSSEPNGDPIEEILIPGVGAVPSYCVPPALKNPEHLFTTVFHKNNRALSRATGVLLNTFYKLEAESLQALNGGKLAPTSLRRVFPIGPLVGRRPAGGESCALVTEWLDEQPEGRVLYISFGSRTPLAPEQIVELANGLEMAGCNFLWMLKTKIVDKEESQGEAQNVLPDGFVERVKPRGLVADTWADQEEVLAHRSVGGFLGHCGWSSVVEAVWHGVPIFGWPQAADQLLNAMVVERSGLGFWERSWRGSNGGELIKGEEIGRQLRLWMGDKHVKERARQLREEARTSIGAAGDSHRTLAELMDAWKAVA; encoded by the coding sequence ATGAACTCCGAGAAGCCATGGATTGTGCTGGTTCCAAGTGCGGGCATGTCTCATATCTTGCTGTTCATCCGCTTTGCTTCGACCATCATGGAACACGGCCTCAACGTCGTCTTTGTTGCCACCAAATCCACAGTCTCATCTGCAGAATCACACCATATTTCCCAATTCCTTTCATCTTCTCCAAGCATACAACCTCTGTGGTACGACCCTCTTCCCCTGAATCCCGACTTTTCCCACCACAAGACCGCTGATCCATACTACCTACACTTTGATGCCTTGAGCCGCTCGAAGGACGTACTTCTCCCTCTGCTAAGCCAACTGGCTACCAAGGCCTCCATCGCTGCCTTCATCTCTGACATCTTCCTTGCTTCATGCATGTGCGACGTCGCAGAATCACTCTCTATACCGAATTACGTCCTCTACTCGTCCTCTGCAACCATGCTTGCTTTCAGCATCTGCTTCTCAAGCTCCGAACCAAATGGCGACCCGATCGAGGAAATTCTGATTCCGGGAGTCGGCGCCGTCCCGTCTTACTGTGTCCCACCGGCCTTAAAGAACCCCGAGCACCTCTTCACCACCGTGTTTCACAAGAACAACAGAGCTCTCAGCAGAGCAACTGGAGTTCTCctcaacacattctacaagTTGGAGGCAGAGTCTCTACAGGCACTCAATGGTGGGAAGCTGGCGCCGACGTCATTGCGGCGCGTGTTTCCCATAGGCCCGTTGGTGGGTCGAAGGCCCGCCGGCGGCGAGAGTTGTGCCCTTGTGACTGAGTGGCTGGACGAGCAGCCTGAGGGCAGGGTGCTGTATATCAGCTTTGGGAGTCGCACCCCTCTGGCGCCTGAACAGATTGTGGAGCTGGCCAATGGGCTGGAGATGGCTGGCTGCAACTTCTTGTGGATGCTCAAGACCAAGATTGTGGACAAAGAGGAGAGCCAAGGGGAAGCACAGAATGTCTTGCCTGATGGTTTTGTGGAAAGGGTTAAGCCCAGGGGCCTGGTTGCAGACACTTGGGCGGACCAAGAAGAAGTGTTGGCCCATCGCTCGGTCGGTGGCTTCCTTGGCCACTGTGGTTGGAGCTCTGTGGTTGAGGCAGTGTGGCATGGGGTGCCCATTTTTGGGTGGCCACAGGCTGCAGATCAGTTGCTCAATGCTATGGTTGTGGAGAGGAGTGGACTGGGGTTCTGGGAAAGGAGTTGGAGAGGGTCTAATGGAGGAGAGCTGATCAAGGGCGAGGAGATTGGCAGGCAACTGAGACTGTGGATGGGAGACAAGCATGTCAAGGAGCGCGCCCGGCAGCTACGGGAGGAGGCTCGGACGTCGATCGGGGCGGCCGGAGACTCTCATAGAACTCTTGCCGAACTCATGGACGCATGGAAAGCAGTTGCATAA